A genomic window from Cucumis melo cultivar AY chromosome 8, USDA_Cmelo_AY_1.0, whole genome shotgun sequence includes:
- the LOC103502448 gene encoding glycerol-3-phosphate dehydrogenase [NAD(+)] GPDHC1, cytosolic → MSPSHTNGSTHNCNGLEDKLDELRRLIGKSDGDPLRIVGVGAGAWGSVFAALLQDSYGQFREKVQIRIWRRAGRVVDKVTAEHLFEVINSREDVLRRLIRRCAYLKYVEARLGDRVLYADEILKDGFCLNMIDTPLCPLKVVTNLQEAVWDADIVVNGLPSTETREIFEEISKYWKERITVPIIISLAKGIEAALQPVPHIITPTLMINRATGVPIENILYLGGPNIASEIYNKEYANARICGAEKWRKPLANFLRQPQFIVWDNSDLVTHEVMGGLKNVYAIGAGMVAALTNESATSKSVYFAHCTSEMIFITYLLAEEPEKLAGPLLADTYVTLLKGRNAWYGQMLAKGALNLDMGDSISGKGMIQGVSAVSAFYEILSQSSLNVLHPEDNKPVAPVQLCPILKTLYKILIKRDGTPQAILEALRDETLNDPRDRIELAQSHAFYRPSLLGQP, encoded by the exons ATGAGTCCCTCACATACAAATGGTTCAACTCATAACTGCAATGGATTGGAAGATAAGCTTGATGAACTCAGAAGGCTTATAGGTAAGTCTGATGGTGATCCATTGAGGATCGTTGGTGTGGGAGCTGGAGCATGGGGGAGTGTTTTTGCAGCTCTGCTTCAGGATAGCTACGGTCAATTTCGAGAGAAGGTTCAAATCCGGATATGGAGAAGAGCAGGAAGAGTTGTGGATAAAGTCACAGCAGAACACCTCTTTGAAGTGATCAATTCAAGGGAAGATGTGCTGAGGAGGCTGATTAGGCGATGCGCTTATCTAAAGTACGTCGAAGCAAGGCTAGGTGATCGGGTGCTGTATGCAGATGAGATTTTGAAAGATGGATTTTGCTTGAACATGATTGACACACCACTTTGCCCTTTGAAGGTGGTTACTAACTTGCAGGAGGCTGTTTGGGATGCTGACATTGTGGTCAATGGCTTACCCTCCACTGAAACCAGGGAGATTTTTGAAGAGATAAGTAAATATTGGAAAGAGAGAATTACAGTGCCTATTATCATCTCTTTGGCAAAGGGTATAGAAGCTGCTCTGCAACCTGTACCCCACATAATAACTCCTACTCTGATGATAAATCGTGCAA CTGGAGTGCCTATAGAGAATATATTGTATCTTGGTGGACCAAATATTGCCTCGGAGATTTATAACAAGGAATATGCAAATGCTCGAATTTGCGGAGCTGAGAAGTGGAGGAAACCCCTTGCAAACTTTTTGAGGCAACCTCAGTTTATTGTCTGGGACAATAGTGACCTTGTGACACACGAAGTCATGGGTGGTCTGAAAAATGTCTACGCTATTGGAGCAG GAATGGTGGCAGCCCTTACCAATGAGAGTGCTACCAGCAAATCAGTATATTTTGCTCATTGTACCTCAGAGATGATATTCATTACTTACTTGCTAGCTGAAGAACCCGAGAAGCTAGCTGGGCCTTTGCTCGCTGACACGTATGTGACCTTGTTGAAAGGTCGTAATGCCTGGTATGGGCAAATGCTGGCCAAGGGTGCACTTAACCTAGATATGGGTGATAGCATTAGTGGCAAAGGGATGATTCAG GGAGTTTCTGCTGTTAGTGCTTTCTATGAAATTCTGAGTCAGTCGAGCCTTAATGTGTTGCATCCTGAAGACAACAAACCTGTTGCTCCTGTGCAACTTTGTCCCATCTTAAAGACATTATATAAAATACTGATTAAAAG GGATGGAACACCTCAAGCTATACTTGAAGCATTGCGAGATGAGACTTTGAATGATCCCCGAGACCGCATCGAGCTAGCACAAAGCCATGCTTTCTATAGGCCTTCACTTCTTGGTCAACCTTGA